A region from the Rosa rugosa chromosome 6, drRosRugo1.1, whole genome shotgun sequence genome encodes:
- the LOC133715696 gene encoding uncharacterized protein LOC133715696, with amino-acid sequence MASTNSNPNPNPNPSDPPLSPDDLAARALNKRYEGLVTVRTKAIKGKGAWYWTHLEPVMVRNPNTNVPKAVKLKCLLCDAVFSASNPSRTASEHLKRGTCPNFTSVLRPNSSASLSPQPISSLPSPSSHNHRKRSSQMGTPLSQAPPTSASIQVHSLAMIESSPGFCGGDLGYHSQGPNPNPNPNPNPVGLSHHQHHHHLVLSGGKDDLGALAMLENSVKKLKSPKPSSANVSLTKEQVHSALDLLSEWFYESCGSVSFSSLEHPKFKAFLGQVGLPAVLQRELSGPRLDAKFAEAKAESEARIRDAMFFQVASDGWECNNFCGGEESMVKFMVNLPNGSSVFQKAVFTGGSVSSKYAEELMWDAVTGVCGNAVHRCVGIVADKYKAKALRNLESQNHWMVNVSCQLQGFVSLIKDFNKEHKLFMVVTDNCVKVANFVNTTTEVRRIFQKYKMQELGYAGLLQVSSSKCDNSKNYAPVYAMLEDMLTCSRILQMVVLDDCYKVACVEDPSAREVAAMIQSEGFWNELEAVYSLMKLIRGMAQEIEAERPLIGQCLPLWEELRTKVKDWCAKFNIDEGPVEKIVEKRFAKNYHPAWSAAFILDPQYLMKDASGKYLPPFKCLTHEQEKDVDKLITRLVSREEAHVALMELMKWRTEGMDPLYAQAVQVKQQDPVTGKMKIANPQSSRLVWETCLSKLNILGKVAVRLIFLHATSFGFKCNWSFMKWICVHRHSRIGLERAEKMIFIAAHAKLERRDLSNDEEREAELFATASVDEDMLNEVLSDAPTV; translated from the coding sequence ATGGCCTCcacaaactcaaacccaaacccaaacccaaacccatcgGACCCACCTCTCTCGCCGGACGACCTCGCCGCCCGAGCTCTGAACAAACGCTACGAGGGTCTGGTCACCGTTCGGACCAAGGCCATAAAGGGCAAAGGGGCTTGGTACTGGACTCATTTAGAGCCCGTCATGGTTCGCAACCCAAACACCAACGTCCCCAAAGCTGTCAAGCTCAAGTGTCTTCTCTGCGACGCCGTTTTCTCGGCCTCGAACCCCTCCCGAACCGCCTCCGAGCACCTCAAGCGCGGCACGTGTCCGAATTTCACCTCCGTGTTGAGACCCAACTCGTCGGCGTCGCTGTCGCCGCAGCCCATATCGTCTCTGCCGTCGCCGTCTTCCCACAATCACAGAAAACGAAGCTCGCAAATGGGTACTCCTCTCTCTCAAGCTCCTCCCACCTCTGCTTCCATTCAAGTACATTCTTTGGCTATGATTGAGTCGTCTCCCGGCTTTTGCGGCGGAGACCTTGGTTATCATTCGCAGGGTCCGAACCCGAACCCGAACCCGAATCCGAATCCTGTCGGGTTGAGCCACCACCAGCACCACCACCATTTGGTGTTGTCGGGTGGGAAAGACGATTTGGGTGCTTTGGCAATGTTGGAAAATAGTGTCAAAAAGCTTAAAAGCCCCAAGCCTTCTTCTGCTAATGTTTCACTTACTAAGGAGCAGGTTCATTCTGCACTTGACTTGTTGTCTGAGTGGTTCTATGAGTCTTGTGGGTCTGTCTCGTTTTCGAGCCTCGAGCACCCCAAGTTCAAGGCCTTTCTCGGCCAGGTGGGCTTGCCTGCTGTGTTGCAGCGTGAGCTTTCGGGTCCTCGGCTTGATGCTAAGTTTGCTGAGGCTAAAGCCGAGTCTGAGGCTAGGATAAGGGATGCAATGTTTTTTCAAGTGGCTTCAGATGGTTGGGAATGTAATAATTTTTGCGGTGGGGAGGAGAGTATGGTTAAGTTTATGGTTAATCTTCCCAATGGGAGCAGTGTTTTTCAGAAGGCTGTGTTTACTGGAGGGTCAGTTTCGTCGAAATATGCTGAGGAGCTAATGTGGGATGCGGTTACTGGGGTGTGTGGGAATGCTGTGCACCGTTGCGTGGGGATTGTTGCTGACAAGTATAAAGCCAAGGCATTGAGGAACTTGGAGAGTCAGAATCATTGGATGGTGAATGTTTCCTGTCAGCTACAGGGGTTTGTTTCTTTGATCAAGGATTTTAACAAAGAGCATAAGTTGTTTATGGTTGTTACTGATAATTGCGTGAAGGTTGCAAATTTTGTAAATACCACCACCGAGGTTAGGCGGATTTTTCAGAAGTACAAGATGCAGGAGCTTGGCTATGCTGGGCTGCTCCAAGTTTCTTCTTCCAAATGCGATAATTCTAAAAACTATGCGCCTGTTTATGCAATGCTGGAGGATATGTTGACCTGTTCCCGCATACTCCAAATGGTTGTCTTGGATGATTGCTATAAGGTGGCATGTGTGGAGGATCCAAGTGCTAGGGAAGTTGCAGCGATGATTCAAAGTGAAGGATTCTGGAATGAACTAGAGGCAGTTTATTCACTTATGAAGCTGATAAGAGGGATGGCTCAGGAGATTGAAGCTGAGAGGCCATTAATTGGGCAATGCCTGCCTCTTTGGGAAGAGTTGCGAACAAAAGTAAAGGATTGGTGTGCCAAGTTTAACATTGATGAAGGACCTGTTGAGAAAATAGTTGAAAAACGCTTCGCAAAGAATTACCACCCAGCATGGTCGGCTGCATTCATACTTGATCCACAATACCTGATGAAGGATGCTAGTGGAAAGTACCTTCCACCATTCAAGTGCTTGACGCACGAGCAGGAGAAGGATGTAGATAAGCTCATTACCAGATTGGTATCCAGGGAAGAAGCGCATGTTGCATTAATGGAGCTCATGAAATGGAGGACAGAAGGAATGGACCCACTTTATGCTCAGGCAGTTCAGGTTAAACAGCAAGATCCTGTTACTGGAAAAATGAAAATTGCAAACCCGCAGAGCAGTAGACTTGTGTGGGAAACTTGTCTAAGCAAGTTAAACATACTGGGGAAGGTTGCAGTGAGACTTATCTTCCTCCATGCAACCTCATTTGGATTCAAGTGTAATTGGTCTTTCATGAAATGGATTTGTGTACATAGGCACTCAAGGATAGGCCTGGAAAGGGCAGAGAAGATGATATTCATTGCAGCTCATGCAAAGCTTGAAAGAAGGGATCTCTCTAACGACGAAGAAAGGGAAGCAGAGCTGTTTGCGACTGCGAGTGTTGATGAGGACATGCTGAATGAGGTCCTTTCCGATGCACCCACAGtgtaa